From one Candidatus Zixiibacteriota bacterium genomic stretch:
- a CDS encoding tetratricopeptide repeat protein: protein MFKEVPGATGFVVDELSAKGYPAALASMHLREGRFSRAVEICREHLAQAPSLLSLRLVYARALYHAGQAEPATEQFYRVLGQDPDNVVALKYLGDIKYTSGDEFGALSNYGRIQQIDALSRVLSCPIPRGRPETTRTITLKRTEEEAAAVKTAESRRAIPFYTETVGDLFLKQGYARMALDVYRELSRSGSNPRIAEKLALAEEKIKEKESSHVKKTD, encoded by the coding sequence ATGTTTAAGGAAGTACCGGGCGCGACGGGGTTTGTTGTCGACGAGTTGAGTGCGAAGGGATACCCGGCCGCGTTGGCATCGATGCATCTGCGCGAGGGAAGGTTTTCGCGGGCGGTGGAAATCTGCCGTGAGCATCTTGCCCAGGCCCCCTCGCTGTTGTCGCTTCGGCTCGTATATGCCAGGGCCCTTTACCACGCTGGTCAGGCCGAGCCGGCGACGGAGCAATTTTACCGGGTGCTGGGGCAGGACCCCGACAATGTGGTGGCGCTGAAGTATCTTGGGGACATCAAGTATACATCGGGGGATGAATTTGGCGCGCTGTCGAATTACGGACGAATTCAGCAGATAGATGCGCTGAGTCGGGTGCTCAGTTGTCCGATACCGAGGGGCAGACCCGAAACAACACGAACAATTACACTAAAGCGGACTGAGGAAGAGGCGGCTGCTGTGAAGACAGCGGAGTCGCGACGGGCGATTCCTTTTTACACCGAGACAGTCGGTGATCTGTTTTTAAAGCAGGGCTACGCGCGTATGGCGTTGGACGTATACAGGGAGTTGAGCCGAAGCGGCTCCAACCCGCGAATCGCCGAAAAACTTGCTCTGGCCGAGGAAAAGATAAAGGAAAAGGAAAGCTCCCATGTCAAAAAAACGGATTGA
- the gcvPA gene encoding aminomethyl-transferring glycine dehydrogenase subunit GcvPA, with protein sequence MPYIPNTDDDRRKMLQKIGVKSLEEIFSVIPDRLRLKRPLEIPASSEMEIIREAQRLSRENREGLISFAGGGVYDHFIPAAVDTIISRPEFMTAYTPYQAEVSQGTLQVIYEFQSHICRLTGMDVANASMYDGATAAAEAVILATSVTRRGKVVLSETVNPLYREVIATYLSGREVDIVTVPLNGGVSDSDGIMAALDDQTACVLVSQPNFFGLLEQLDGLADAVHKVGAKLIMSVDPIAQAILKTPSDWGADIVVGEGQALGLPVSFGGPLLGFFAARKELVRYMPGRIASRTKDVDGKEGFVLTLQTREQHIRREKATSNICTNQALCATAASVYMTLLGKTGLEKVALLSAEKAQEAAGKIFAIEGFEPYFKAPFVREFTVKTPVPAQKVILALLDNQVLCGVNAGRWFDGMDDCLVVALTEKRTSEEIDQLVNSLKELASSGVLSGM encoded by the coding sequence ATGCCCTATATACCAAACACCGACGATGATCGTCGGAAGATGCTTCAGAAGATTGGGGTAAAGAGCTTAGAAGAAATTTTCAGTGTCATACCTGACCGGCTGAGATTAAAACGTCCCCTTGAAATACCTGCTTCGTCGGAGATGGAGATAATCCGGGAAGCCCAAAGGTTGTCCCGCGAAAACCGGGAAGGTTTGATTTCCTTTGCCGGCGGCGGTGTTTATGATCATTTCATTCCGGCGGCGGTTGATACGATTATCAGCCGTCCGGAATTCATGACGGCGTACACACCGTATCAGGCCGAAGTATCCCAGGGAACGCTTCAAGTGATTTACGAGTTCCAGAGCCACATCTGCCGTTTGACCGGGATGGATGTGGCGAATGCGTCGATGTATGACGGTGCCACTGCGGCTGCGGAGGCTGTCATCCTGGCGACGAGCGTGACCCGTCGCGGCAAGGTGGTTTTATCGGAAACCGTCAATCCGTTGTACCGGGAGGTTATCGCGACGTATTTGTCCGGCCGCGAAGTGGATATCGTGACCGTCCCGCTTAATGGCGGGGTGAGCGATAGTGACGGAATTATGGCCGCGCTGGACGATCAGACGGCCTGTGTGCTGGTGAGTCAGCCCAATTTCTTCGGTTTGCTCGAACAGCTCGACGGTTTGGCGGATGCTGTTCACAAGGTTGGTGCCAAGCTGATTATGTCGGTTGACCCAATCGCTCAGGCCATACTCAAGACTCCGTCCGACTGGGGCGCGGATATCGTGGTGGGTGAAGGTCAGGCGCTGGGTTTGCCGGTATCGTTCGGCGGTCCGCTTCTTGGATTTTTTGCGGCCAGGAAAGAGCTTGTTCGCTATATGCCGGGACGGATTGCCAGCCGGACAAAAGATGTCGACGGTAAGGAAGGGTTTGTGCTTACGCTTCAAACTCGTGAGCAGCACATTCGCCGTGAGAAGGCGACATCGAACATATGCACCAATCAGGCGCTTTGCGCCACGGCGGCATCGGTTTATATGACGCTGTTGGGCAAGACGGGACTCGAAAAGGTGGCGCTGCTCTCGGCTGAAAAGGCTCAGGAGGCAGCCGGGAAGATCTTCGCCATTGAAGGCTTCGAACCATATTTCAAAGCTCCTTTTGTGCGAGAATTCACCGTTAAAACTCCGGTTCCGGCCCAGAAGGTCATATTGGCTTTGTTGGATAATCAGGTGCTTTGCGGAGTGAACGCCGGGCGCTGGTTTGACGGCATGGACGACTGCCTTGTTGTCGCTTTGACGGAGAAGAGAACTTCCGAAGAGATCGATCAGCTGGTAAACAGCCTAAAGGAACTGGCAAGCAGTGGCGTACTGTCCGGTATGTAA
- the gcvPB gene encoding aminomethyl-transferring glycine dehydrogenase subunit GcvPB, whose protein sequence is MSEANLIYDRSVPGRKGYTLPETSRTADEILKAIPAGFRRKAPAELPQVAEGEAMRHFVGLSVKNHHIDKGFYPLGSCTMKYNPKHNDKVASLPDFREHHPLAPCSSAPGTLRLMWELEGYLKEISGFAGVSLQPVAGAHGEFAGLLIMRAYHQHRGQKRTKVIIPDSAHGTNPASVTSVGFTSVQVKSNSKGVISPDVVAEVMDDEVAGMMMTNPNTLGIFETHIKEIAEIVHKGGGLMYMDGANLNANMGIFRPGDVGFDVMHFNLHKTFSTPHGGGGPGAGAVGVTEGLRKFLPLPVLEKDADGKLFFDYDRPHSIGRLHSFYGNFANMVRAWVYIRTLGGEGLKRVSENAVLNANYLKELVREDYELPYDVHCMHEFVVSGSRQKAFGVKTLDISKRLLDFGVHPPTNYFPLIVPEAMMIEPTETESVETLDRFAGIMKQIAGEAQRTPEMVTSAPHNTPVRRLDEVGAARNLDVAY, encoded by the coding sequence ATGAGCGAGGCTAATCTTATTTACGACAGGTCGGTTCCGGGCAGGAAAGGGTACACGCTGCCGGAAACATCGCGGACGGCGGACGAGATACTGAAAGCCATCCCTGCGGGTTTTCGTCGAAAAGCGCCGGCCGAACTTCCGCAAGTGGCCGAAGGGGAGGCGATGCGGCATTTTGTGGGGTTATCGGTGAAAAATCACCACATTGATAAGGGGTTTTATCCTCTTGGGTCGTGCACGATGAAGTACAACCCGAAACACAACGACAAAGTGGCGTCGTTGCCGGATTTTCGTGAGCACCATCCGCTGGCTCCCTGCAGCTCCGCGCCGGGTACTCTGCGTTTGATGTGGGAACTTGAAGGGTATCTCAAGGAGATATCCGGCTTTGCCGGTGTATCGCTTCAGCCGGTGGCCGGCGCTCACGGCGAGTTCGCCGGACTGCTTATCATGCGGGCCTACCATCAGCACCGCGGACAGAAACGGACCAAGGTCATTATACCCGACTCCGCGCATGGCACCAACCCGGCATCGGTAACATCGGTCGGCTTCACTTCGGTTCAGGTAAAATCGAACAGCAAGGGAGTGATATCGCCCGATGTCGTAGCCGAGGTTATGGACGACGAGGTGGCCGGGATGATGATGACCAACCCGAACACGCTCGGGATTTTCGAGACTCACATCAAGGAGATCGCTGAAATCGTCCACAAGGGTGGCGGTCTGATGTACATGGATGGCGCTAATCTTAACGCCAACATGGGCATCTTTCGTCCGGGCGATGTCGGGTTCGACGTCATGCACTTCAACCTGCACAAGACGTTTTCCACTCCGCACGGTGGTGGTGGACCGGGCGCGGGCGCTGTTGGCGTCACGGAAGGACTGCGGAAATTCCTTCCTCTTCCGGTACTGGAGAAGGACGCCGATGGCAAGCTGTTTTTCGACTACGACCGTCCGCACTCGATCGGCAGGCTCCATTCGTTTTACGGCAATTTCGCCAACATGGTACGCGCCTGGGTTTATATTCGTACTCTTGGGGGTGAAGGTCTGAAGCGGGTCAGTGAAAACGCCGTTCTGAATGCCAACTACCTTAAAGAGTTGGTTCGGGAAGACTATGAGCTGCCGTACGACGTTCACTGTATGCACGAGTTCGTGGTTTCCGGTAGTCGCCAGAAGGCGTTTGGCGTCAAAACCCTCGACATCTCGAAGCGACTCCTGGACTTCGGGGTGCATCCGCCGACGAACTACTTCCCGCTCATCGTTCCCGAGGCGATGATGATCGAACCGACCGAAACGGAGAGTGTCGAAACACTCGACAGGTTCGCCGGAATAATGAAGCAGATTGCCGGTGAGGCTCAGCGGACGCCCGAGATGGTTACCTCTGCTCCTCACAATACGCCGGTGAGGCGTCTTGATGAGGTAGGGGCGGCGCGTAACCTTGATGTCGCTTATTGA
- the gcvH gene encoding glycine cleavage system protein GcvH, with protein sequence MANVPAELKYTKEHEWVKVEGKVAIVGITDYAQGELGDIVFVELPSVGDSVVQMKPFGTIEAVKAVSDMYAPVSGKVVEVNAALDDDPMIINRDPYGDGWMLKIEFSNATEIEQLLDATGYNSVIG encoded by the coding sequence ATGGCTAATGTACCTGCCGAACTGAAATACACCAAAGAGCATGAATGGGTGAAGGTCGAGGGTAAGGTCGCAATTGTCGGGATCACCGATTACGCCCAGGGTGAGCTGGGTGATATAGTATTTGTGGAATTACCTTCCGTAGGAGATAGTGTCGTGCAGATGAAGCCGTTCGGTACGATCGAGGCGGTGAAAGCGGTGTCCGACATGTACGCCCCGGTCTCCGGCAAGGTTGTCGAGGTCAACGCGGCCTTGGATGACGACCCGATGATTATCAATCGCGATCCGTATGGTGACGGGTGGATGCTCAAGATCGAGTTTTCGAATGCCACAGAAATTGAACAACTTCTCGATGCCACCGGTTATAATTCAGTAATTGGCTGA
- a CDS encoding PilT/PilU family type 4a pilus ATPase, whose protein sequence is MTLKQMLVDMLNRKASDLHIRVGIRPHLRVNGRLEQIATDPVTIDLMDQVVSQILNDAQRERFDRKHEMDLALSVAKLGRFRINLFRQRGTTGIAIRAVNTSVPTFEELHLPDSVRKIAQLRRGLVIITGTTGSGKSTTLAALIEEMNAKRTDNVLTIEDPIEYIYRDKKSIISQREVGGDTETFAAALRHAFRQDPDVILIGEVRDIETMSIALTAADTGHLVLTTLHTMNVVETITRIISFFPPHQHQQIRLLLAGTLKGIVCQRLLTRDDMPGRVPALEIMFDSGAIKECIIDPDKTAGITDLMEGGGVQYGMQTFDQSIMKLHKQGLISFDEAMRHATNPEDFDLRLRGITGTADRWKEGEGEDDTRSGRRLDASSDFTKY, encoded by the coding sequence ATGACATTAAAGCAGATGCTGGTTGACATGCTCAACCGTAAAGCTTCGGATCTTCATATTCGCGTCGGTATAAGACCCCATCTCCGAGTCAACGGTCGTCTCGAGCAGATAGCGACCGATCCGGTTACGATAGACCTGATGGATCAAGTAGTCTCACAGATTCTCAACGATGCTCAGCGGGAGCGTTTCGACCGCAAGCATGAGATGGACCTGGCTTTGTCAGTAGCGAAGCTGGGTCGTTTTCGTATCAATCTTTTCCGTCAAAGAGGTACTACCGGCATCGCCATTCGTGCGGTAAACACGAGTGTGCCCACTTTCGAAGAGCTTCACCTCCCTGATTCGGTACGCAAGATAGCCCAGCTCCGGCGCGGGTTGGTTATCATTACGGGGACGACCGGTTCGGGTAAGTCGACGACGCTGGCGGCGCTTATCGAAGAGATGAACGCCAAGCGGACGGACAACGTTCTGACGATTGAAGATCCTATCGAGTATATTTACCGGGACAAGAAGTCGATTATTTCGCAGCGCGAGGTGGGAGGAGACACCGAGACCTTCGCCGCCGCGCTTCGTCACGCGTTTCGTCAGGACCCGGATGTCATCCTCATCGGTGAGGTTCGCGATATCGAGACGATGTCGATCGCTCTCACCGCGGCTGACACCGGTCACCTGGTGTTGACCACGCTTCACACCATGAACGTGGTGGAGACAATTACGCGTATCATATCGTTTTTCCCGCCGCACCAGCACCAGCAGATCAGGTTGCTTCTGGCCGGTACGCTCAAGGGTATTGTTTGCCAGCGTCTGTTGACCCGTGATGACATGCCCGGCCGGGTTCCGGCTCTGGAAATCATGTTTGATTCCGGGGCGATCAAGGAGTGTATAATCGATCCGGACAAAACAGCCGGTATTACGGATCTAATGGAGGGGGGCGGTGTTCAGTACGGTATGCAGACATTCGATCAGTCCATCATGAAGCTTCACAAGCAGGGTTTGATTTCGTTCGATGAAGCTATGCGCCATGCGACTAATCCTGAGGACTTTGACCTCAGGCTGCGGGGCATCACCGGTACTGCCGATCGGTGGAAAGAGGGGGAGGGTGAAGATGACACCCGCAGTGGTCGTCGTCTGGATGCGAGCAGCGATTTCACCAAGTATTAG
- the rfaE2 gene encoding D-glycero-beta-D-manno-heptose 1-phosphate adenylyltransferase: protein MKNLIPRKNVPALMRQLKRAGKRVVFTNGVFDIIHRGHVEYLAKAKSFGDVLIVGLNSDASVRRLKGKNRPVQPQKDRAIILLALKPVDFVVFFGEDRPDKLIESVRPDVLVKGADYRIEEIAGAKFVKSYGGKVKRVTLTRGRSTSGLLDRLK, encoded by the coding sequence GTGAAAAACCTGATACCCAGAAAAAATGTACCCGCGCTGATGCGGCAGCTCAAAAGGGCAGGCAAGAGAGTCGTATTCACCAACGGGGTTTTCGATATTATTCATCGCGGCCACGTAGAGTATCTGGCGAAGGCAAAATCATTCGGAGACGTACTGATAGTGGGACTCAACTCCGATGCGTCGGTGCGTCGCCTCAAGGGGAAAAATCGTCCGGTTCAGCCTCAGAAGGACAGGGCGATTATTCTTCTGGCTCTGAAGCCGGTTGACTTTGTCGTTTTTTTTGGTGAAGACCGACCCGACAAGCTAATTGAGTCGGTTCGTCCCGATGTTCTGGTTAAGGGGGCCGACTACAGGATCGAAGAGATTGCCGGAGCGAAGTTTGTTAAGTCCTATGGGGGCAAGGTTAAGAGGGTGACGCTGACCCGAGGGCGGTCGACCAGCGGGCTTCTCGATCGACTCAAATGA
- the accB gene encoding acetyl-CoA carboxylase biotin carboxyl carrier protein, which translates to MNEKYIKKLIRLVEESDIESLEVSSWGRKVRITHRLGSSSNGSGESAAMVRPIVAASNIETPRPAPSAPPAPAQAPPAEDTGRLVAVKSPMVGTFYAAPSPEADPYVSLNEKISVGQVVCIVEAMKLMNEIESEVSGRVAKILVENAQPVEFGQELFLIDPAG; encoded by the coding sequence ATGAATGAAAAGTACATCAAAAAGCTAATAAGACTGGTCGAGGAATCCGATATTGAATCATTAGAGGTCTCAAGTTGGGGCCGGAAGGTCAGAATCACCCACCGACTCGGTTCATCGTCGAACGGCAGCGGTGAAAGTGCCGCAATGGTGCGGCCGATTGTGGCTGCGAGCAATATCGAGACTCCACGACCTGCTCCATCGGCACCCCCGGCACCGGCTCAAGCGCCTCCAGCGGAAGATACCGGACGTTTGGTGGCGGTAAAGTCGCCGATGGTTGGAACGTTCTACGCGGCGCCGTCGCCCGAAGCTGACCCGTATGTTTCGCTGAATGAGAAGATCTCTGTTGGACAGGTGGTCTGTATAGTCGAAGCCATGAAGCTGATGAACGAGATAGAATCCGAGGTCAGCGGTCGGGTCGCCAAGATACTAGTCGAAAACGCCCAACCGGTCGAATTTGGCCAGGAGTTATTCTTGATCGATCCAGCGGGTTAG
- the accC gene encoding acetyl-CoA carboxylase biotin carboxylase subunit, translated as MFEKVLIANRGEIALRVIRACKELGIKTVAVYSEADRDALHVRFADEDVCIGPPQPGKSYLDSKRIIAAAEVTNADAIHPGYGFLAENADFAEICESCGITFIGPTPEQIRQLGDKVKAKELMRQAGVPVTPGSDGVVASFDDATEIAREIGYPVILKAVAGGGGKGMRVCRDMAELERGFHLASTEAANAFSNPDLYLEKFIENPHHVEIQIMGDQHGNYFHFGERDCSIQRRHQKLIEETPSPLMTEELRARMGEAAIKGAKLVGYRGAGTIEFLVDRHLNFFFMEMNTRIQVEHPVTEEAFEVDLVKDQLKVAMGEKLTYRQEDLVHKWASIECRINAEDPEKDFRPMPGVITALHVPGGPGVRIDRAVYTGYLIPPYYDSMIAKLIVKARTREQAVVKMRHALDEFIVEGVPTTVGFHREIFNHPDFVAGKYDIGFLETRFKKVDKPAPVESEVSAEAKE; from the coding sequence TTGTTTGAAAAAGTACTTATAGCCAATCGGGGCGAGATAGCCCTTCGCGTCATACGCGCCTGCAAGGAGCTCGGAATAAAGACAGTGGCGGTGTACTCGGAGGCGGACCGTGATGCTTTGCATGTTCGATTTGCCGATGAGGACGTTTGTATCGGGCCGCCCCAGCCGGGTAAGTCGTATCTTGACAGCAAAAGGATCATTGCCGCGGCCGAGGTAACGAACGCCGATGCGATCCACCCGGGATATGGGTTCCTTGCCGAGAACGCCGATTTCGCTGAAATTTGCGAGTCGTGCGGGATAACGTTTATTGGCCCGACGCCCGAGCAGATTCGCCAGCTTGGCGATAAAGTGAAGGCAAAGGAATTGATGAGGCAGGCCGGTGTTCCGGTAACGCCAGGTTCGGATGGCGTGGTGGCATCGTTCGATGACGCCACCGAGATAGCCAGAGAGATCGGTTATCCCGTGATTCTCAAGGCGGTTGCCGGCGGTGGCGGAAAGGGTATGCGCGTTTGCCGTGACATGGCCGAGCTTGAGCGCGGTTTCCACCTGGCGTCCACCGAGGCCGCCAACGCTTTCAGTAATCCTGACCTTTATCTCGAGAAGTTCATTGAGAATCCCCATCACGTGGAGATCCAGATAATGGGGGACCAGCACGGCAACTACTTCCATTTCGGTGAGCGCGACTGTTCGATACAGAGAAGGCACCAGAAGCTTATCGAAGAAACGCCGTCGCCGCTGATGACTGAAGAACTTCGTGCTCGCATGGGCGAGGCGGCCATCAAAGGCGCGAAACTGGTGGGTTATCGCGGCGCGGGCACGATTGAATTTCTGGTCGACCGACACCTGAACTTCTTTTTCATGGAAATGAACACGAGAATACAGGTCGAACATCCGGTTACCGAAGAGGCCTTTGAAGTGGATCTCGTCAAGGATCAGCTCAAGGTGGCGATGGGCGAAAAGCTGACTTATCGCCAGGAGGATCTTGTTCACAAGTGGGCGTCGATAGAGTGCCGGATAAACGCCGAAGATCCCGAGAAGGACTTCCGTCCGATGCCCGGTGTTATCACTGCGCTTCACGTGCCCGGTGGGCCCGGGGTTCGAATTGACCGGGCGGTTTACACGGGGTATCTGATCCCGCCTTATTATGATTCGATGATTGCCAAGCTGATTGTCAAGGCACGTACTCGCGAGCAGGCGGTTGTAAAAATGCGTCACGCCCTCGATGAGTTTATTGTGGAGGGAGTGCCGACAACGGTCGGTTTCCATCGCGAAATTTTCAATCATCCGGATTTTGTGGCCGGTAAGTATGATATTGGATTTCTGGAAACCCGGTTCAAGAAGGTTGACAAGCCGGCGCCGGTGGAGTCTGAAGTCTCAGCCGAGGCGAAGGAATAG
- a CDS encoding Xaa-Pro peptidase family protein, producing MSKKRIDAIRRKMLAENLDGVIVTHLDHVRYLCGYTGSSGMLALTRSQAEFFTDFRYKEQAAKEVKGARINIIKGVPTAALKDFPAFNVSNRRYGYNGEYLTVAGLNSLKKDIPKALFVGADAIFADLGWVKDPQEIADIAKAADIADKAFERVLPLVKPGIRESEVAAELEYQMIMLGSQKAAFESIVASGYRSALPHGVASQKKIQKGDFVTFDFGATVNGYVSDMTRTVVVGKAAPKQKKIYTIVLKANKAGISRVKAGVSGKAVDAVCRRIITKAGYGKEFGHGTGHGIGFYVHVGPRVSPISEDKLMTNNVLTIEPGIYIPGWGGVRIEDDVVVTRTGCRVLTKAPKNLLEL from the coding sequence ATGTCAAAAAAACGGATTGATGCTATTCGCAGGAAGATGTTGGCCGAGAATCTCGATGGAGTGATTGTCACGCATCTGGATCACGTGCGCTATCTATGTGGTTACACGGGCTCCTCCGGTATGCTGGCGCTTACCCGCAGCCAGGCCGAGTTCTTTACTGATTTTCGTTACAAGGAACAGGCGGCCAAAGAGGTCAAGGGAGCGCGGATAAATATCATCAAAGGCGTTCCGACGGCCGCGTTGAAAGATTTCCCCGCTTTCAATGTCAGCAATCGCAGGTATGGATACAATGGCGAATATCTTACGGTGGCCGGCCTGAACAGCCTCAAAAAAGACATACCCAAAGCGCTGTTCGTGGGGGCAGACGCGATTTTCGCTGACCTTGGCTGGGTAAAGGATCCGCAGGAGATAGCTGACATTGCCAAAGCGGCAGATATTGCCGACAAGGCATTCGAGCGAGTTTTACCGCTTGTTAAGCCGGGTATCCGGGAAAGCGAGGTGGCGGCGGAACTGGAGTACCAGATGATTATGCTTGGTTCCCAGAAGGCCGCGTTTGAAAGCATAGTAGCCTCCGGTTACCGTTCGGCCCTGCCGCACGGAGTGGCGTCACAAAAGAAAATCCAAAAAGGGGATTTCGTAACGTTCGATTTCGGGGCGACTGTCAACGGGTATGTGTCGGATATGACCCGCACGGTTGTCGTCGGGAAGGCGGCTCCCAAACAGAAAAAAATCTACACTATCGTGCTGAAAGCCAACAAGGCCGGCATAAGTCGTGTTAAGGCAGGGGTTTCGGGCAAGGCTGTTGATGCTGTATGCCGCCGGATCATCACTAAGGCCGGGTACGGCAAAGAGTTCGGTCACGGGACCGGGCACGGAATTGGCTTCTATGTGCATGTTGGCCCCAGGGTATCTCCGATATCTGAAGATAAGCTCATGACCAACAATGTCTTAACTATTGAGCCGGGGATTTATATCCCGGGCTGGGGGGGGGTACGGATCGAGGATGACGTTGTTGTCACCAGAACTGGTTGCAGGGTCCTGACCAAGGCTCCAAAAAACTTGTTGGAACTGTAA
- a CDS encoding thioredoxin fold domain-containing protein: MRTVSTILLVLMVVATVVVSCGQKQVQEPLTEAPFYTTLEEGKQAAGADKPILMDFYTDWCTWCKKLNAEVFTDSAVIDYFVNNVVLVKINAEVDSATAKAYNVSGYPTLVLVDKDGNEIDRIVGYLPADEFIQKVDDYQNGVGTLEDLLGQAEGSSDRELFLEIADKYKYRGAPDDAKVWFEKVIAEGDPADSLSGESRMSLADMLRRAKDYAGARDAFAQIAKDFKGTTFAEGADIWTAIVYRQEGDTAKAIAAFENFIANYPQSEDVEYATEQIKKLKGIKEEETN; encoded by the coding sequence ATGCGCACAGTCTCAACAATTTTGTTAGTTCTAATGGTCGTTGCCACGGTGGTGGTATCCTGTGGTCAGAAGCAGGTTCAGGAGCCGCTGACCGAGGCGCCTTTTTACACGACGCTCGAAGAGGGGAAACAGGCCGCCGGCGCGGACAAGCCCATCTTGATGGATTTCTATACCGATTGGTGCACGTGGTGTAAGAAGCTCAACGCTGAGGTGTTTACGGACTCAGCCGTTATTGACTATTTCGTTAACAACGTCGTGCTGGTCAAAATAAATGCGGAGGTAGATTCCGCCACCGCGAAAGCTTACAATGTCAGCGGCTATCCGACGCTGGTGCTCGTTGACAAGGATGGCAACGAGATCGACCGCATCGTAGGCTATCTGCCGGCTGATGAGTTCATTCAGAAGGTCGATGACTACCAGAATGGTGTCGGGACTCTGGAAGACTTGCTGGGTCAGGCCGAGGGTTCGTCGGACCGCGAGTTGTTTCTTGAGATCGCCGACAAGTACAAATACCGCGGCGCCCCGGACGATGCAAAAGTTTGGTTTGAGAAGGTGATCGCCGAAGGTGATCCGGCGGATTCTCTTTCGGGAGAGAGCCGTATGTCGCTGGCCGATATGCTCCGGAGGGCCAAAGATTACGCCGGAGCGCGTGATGCGTTCGCACAAATCGCAAAGGACTTCAAGGGTACGACTTTCGCTGAAGGTGCGGATATCTGGACGGCTATCGTGTATCGTCAGGAAGGCGACACCGCCAAAGCGATCGCGGCCTTTGAGAATTTTATCGCGAATTATCCTCAGTCAGAGGATGTTGAGTATGCCACCGAGCAGATCAAGAAGCTCAAAGGTATAAAAGAAGAAGAAACCAACTAG